A single region of the Malaclemys terrapin pileata isolate rMalTer1 chromosome 2, rMalTer1.hap1, whole genome shotgun sequence genome encodes:
- the FBXL6 gene encoding F-box/LRR-repeat protein 6: MEESRAAENLGEAGASSEPSGTGQNASKKQSTKASGRPGDASKASRKKKAFKAPRRVAPDYFVHETDNDMLLIVSNIGDGQDRPSRKVAKRKLQRMRRTAVAGERKREKEGALAAKEPVLGGQAEESGAAAGASWGERLPVEILVQIFQSLVASEGAVPLLCRVARVCRLWYGAASNPVLWQKVSIGFCWVEPGTKQPPQTEKRILGTMEWLALNRFSLLRDFALCHWKSHVPVVLQALAESCPLLVSLKLTHCSGVTTKSLSALAECCPRLESLNLQNSQVDSSAVVSFLEAAGSRIRQLWLTYSSQMNAIIATLSSGCCLGLQLLEVNTEIGQSSQHLQLSVEPLQAACRQLQVLRLLNVVWSPKPSPRFVPTSLGFPQLEELCLASTSYSFISDGVLQNILQASTRLRVLDLRGCFRVTPKGLQELPCPDLEQLYLGLYCSNNHLLLPSEGSHLLTWKWHHSLQELDLAGQRFSEHDLECAMAAFGQGSSRAALRSLNLTGTKVTVSTVSALIISCPALSYLNLSSCRYLPRGMKRVYRGQDDIHQCLSKLLASADEPAAAEDTS; the protein is encoded by the exons ATGGAAGAGTCCAGGGCAGCAGAGAActtgggagaggctggggcttcTTCAGAACCGTCCGGCACAGGGCAGAATGCTTCCAAGAAGCAGAGCACCAAGGCAAGTGGGAGACCCGGGGATGCCAGCAAGGCCTCTAGAAAGAAGAAGGCTTTCAAGGCCCCCAGGAGAGTGGCCCCGGACTACTTTGTTCATGAGACGGACAATGACATGCTGCTGATCGTTTCCAACATAGGTGACGGGCAAGACCGCCCTTCCAGGAAAGTGGCAAAGAGAAAGCTGCAGCGCATGCGAAGGACCGCcgtggcaggagagagaaagagagagaaagaaggggctCTGGCCGCAAAGGAGCCTGTGCTTGGGGGCCAGGCTGAGGAAAGCGGGGCGGCTGCGGGGGCCTCCTGGGGAGAGCGCCTCCCAGTAGAAATCCTGGTGCAGATCTTCCAGTCTTTGGTGGCATCTGAGGGGGCCGTGCCCTTGCTCTGCAG GGTGGCTCGTGTGTGCCGGCTGTGGTACGGGGCAGCCTCCAATCCCGTGCTGTGGCAGAAGGTGTCAATCGGCTTCTGCTGGGTGGAGCCTGGCACAAAGCAGCCTCCCCAGACCGAGAAGAGAATCCTCGGCACGATGGAGTGGCTGGCCCTGAACAG GTTTTCACTTCTCCGGGACTTTGCTCTTTGTCACTGGAAGAGCCACGTGCCCGTTGTCCTGCAG GCCCTTGCGGAGTCCTGCCCCCTTCTCGTTTCCCTCAAGCTGACCCACTGCAGTGGAGTGACCACCAAGTCCCTGAGTGCACTGGCCGAATGCTGCCCCCGGCTGGAAAGCTTAAACCTGCAGAATTCCCAG GTTGACTCCTCAGCTGTGGTGAGCTTTCTGGAGGCCGCTGGCTCTCGGATCCGGCAGCTCTGGCTGACGTACAGCAGCCAAATGAATGCCATCATCGCCACGCTCTCG AGCGGTTGCTGCCTtgggctgcagctcctggaggtGAACACGGAGATCGGGCAGAGCAGCCAGCACCTCCAGCTCTCAGTAGAGCCCCTGCAGGCAGCCTGCCGGCAGCTGCAG GTGCTGCGTCTGCTCAATGTGGTCTGGTCCCCGAAGCCAAGCCCTCGGTTCGTCCCCACCTCCTTGGGCTTCCCTCAGCTAGAGGAGCTGTGCCTGGCCTCCACCTCTTATTCCTTTATCAGTGACGGCGTCCTGCAGAACATCCTGCAGGCCTCCACCAGGCTGCGGGTCCTGGATCTGCGTGGCTGCTTCCGCGTGACACCCAAGGGGCTGCAGGAGCTGCCGTGCCCTG ATCTAGAGCAGCTGTACTTGGGCCTGTACTGCAGCAATaaccacctgctcctgccctcagaGGGCAGCCATCTGCTCACCTGGAAGTGGCACCACAGCCTGCAGGAGCTCGATCTGGCAGGGCAGAGGTTCAGCGAGCACGACCTGGAGTGCGCCATGGCCGCCTTCGGGCAGGGCAGCAGCCGGGCAGCCCTGCGATCCCTCAACCTGACCGGGACCAAGGTCACCGTGAGCACTGTCAG TGCCCTGATCATCAGCTGTCCTGCCCTGAGCTACCTCAACCTGTCGTCCTGCCGCTACCTGCCCCGGGGCATGAAGAGGGTGTATCGGGGCCAGGATGACATCCACCAGTGCTTGAGCAAGCTGCTGGCCAGCGCCGACGAGCCAGCGGCTGCAGAGGATACGTCGTAA